A single region of the Acidimicrobiales bacterium genome encodes:
- a CDS encoding EamA family transporter — MRRAPSPVSSLVLAGTCWGTSYAVVGLVDGATPMLIAGSRFAIFGLVAAALLHGTGGFAGIPWATAGLHAVGGSVGLYLAELTAISMAGAGPTIAVVGSIPVVYAVVGAHRDGTGFLALVPSVGLTLISHVVIHRDSWPSDGRGVGGVIVGLGVAGLGVAGFCAYALHLTEHLRTRPDLGPQRWSSAVGVASGVCSIPLLALGFLGGIPGNPAGLAALAFFLAVVPSWLATSLWNRAVVDVPRALAGQLLVFEPLTAFVFVHLVTGTLPGFTLVIGELLLLSGALLAVRGVRTPTVAQSRKALLG; from the coding sequence ATGCGTCGTGCTCCGTCCCCCGTGTCCTCGTTGGTGCTCGCCGGCACGTGCTGGGGCACGTCCTACGCGGTCGTCGGGTTGGTGGACGGCGCCACGCCGATGCTCATCGCCGGATCCCGGTTCGCCATCTTCGGTCTCGTTGCGGCCGCGCTCCTGCACGGCACCGGTGGGTTCGCCGGTATCCCGTGGGCGACGGCGGGATTGCACGCGGTGGGTGGCTCGGTCGGTCTCTACCTGGCCGAGCTGACCGCGATCTCGATGGCCGGCGCCGGGCCGACGATCGCCGTCGTCGGATCGATTCCCGTCGTCTACGCGGTGGTGGGTGCTCATCGCGACGGGACCGGCTTCCTGGCGTTGGTGCCGTCCGTCGGGCTCACGCTGATCTCCCACGTCGTGATCCATCGGGACTCCTGGCCGTCCGATGGCCGGGGCGTCGGCGGCGTGATCGTCGGGCTGGGGGTTGCCGGTCTCGGCGTCGCCGGGTTCTGTGCGTATGCCCTTCACCTCACCGAACACCTGCGGACCCGCCCCGACCTCGGGCCTCAACGGTGGTCCAGCGCGGTGGGAGTGGCGAGCGGTGTCTGTTCGATCCCGCTGTTGGCGCTCGGATTCCTCGGTGGAATCCCGGGCAATCCGGCGGGGCTGGCGGCCCTGGCCTTCTTCCTTGCCGTCGTACCGTCGTGGCTCGCGACGAGCCTGTGGAATCGGGCGGTGGTCGATGTCCCGCGGGCGTTGGCCGGTCAACTCCTCGTGTTCGAACCGCTCACCGCGTTCGTCTTCGTGCACCTCGTCACGGGCACGCTGCCCGGGTTCACGCTCGTGATCGGCGAGCTGCTGCTCCTGTCCGGTGCATTGCTGGCGGTGCGCGGGGTTCGCACGCCGACCGTCGCTCAGTCGAGAAAGGCTCTGCTCGGATAG
- a CDS encoding acyl-CoA dehydrogenase has product MRTRLTDDEEAVKSVFDGFFANECPIEVVRAAAPGGHDADLWAKLAATGAPGMAVPEAAGGGGATLRDLALVVESWGHHLAPAPLVEHAVATRLLHHVGADVAALVDGDRIATLALRDPSDGRARLVPAGAVATTVVARVDDAVVRIDGDAPGTGPRNTGDLPIADRSLGGAVTLGSADAWPRALDEWRALMAVAYCGLARRALDIGLDYVKERIQFDVLVGSFQAVQHGFADAATRLEGARLLAHRAVWALDTDQPEGSADDPARLAGMALLFAAETARFVTDRSLQYHGGYGFSEEYDIQLYHRRASAWLLQLGEPALEYARLATAEFGPVGSTKEAC; this is encoded by the coding sequence ATGCGCACCCGACTGACCGACGACGAGGAGGCGGTGAAGTCCGTCTTCGACGGGTTCTTCGCCAACGAGTGTCCGATCGAGGTCGTGAGGGCCGCGGCTCCCGGCGGCCACGACGCCGACCTCTGGGCGAAACTCGCCGCCACCGGCGCCCCCGGAATGGCCGTTCCTGAAGCCGCCGGCGGCGGAGGCGCGACCCTTCGCGATCTCGCGCTGGTCGTCGAGAGCTGGGGTCACCACCTCGCGCCGGCGCCGCTCGTCGAACACGCAGTGGCGACGCGCCTGCTCCATCACGTCGGCGCCGATGTGGCGGCGCTCGTCGACGGTGACCGCATCGCCACCCTGGCGTTGCGGGATCCCTCCGACGGACGGGCCCGCCTCGTGCCGGCCGGTGCGGTGGCAACGACGGTCGTGGCTCGCGTCGACGACGCTGTGGTGCGTATCGACGGCGATGCTCCCGGAACCGGACCGCGCAACACGGGCGACCTGCCGATCGCCGACCGCTCGCTCGGCGGCGCCGTGACCCTCGGTTCCGCCGACGCCTGGCCGCGTGCGCTCGACGAATGGCGGGCCCTGATGGCGGTCGCCTATTGCGGGCTGGCCCGGCGGGCTCTCGACATCGGTCTGGACTACGTGAAGGAGCGCATCCAGTTCGATGTGTTGGTCGGGAGCTTCCAGGCGGTACAACACGGGTTCGCCGACGCCGCGACCAGGCTCGAGGGCGCCCGTCTTCTCGCTCATCGGGCGGTGTGGGCGCTCGACACCGACCAACCCGAGGGAAGCGCCGACGATCCGGCCCGGCTCGCGGGCATGGCCCTGCTGTTCGCGGCCGAGACCGCCCGGTTCGTGACCGACCGGTCGCTCCAGTACCACGGCGGCTACGGGTTCTCCGAGGAGTACGACATCCAGCTCTACCACCGACGTGCATCGGCCTGGCTGCTCCAGCTCGGTGAGCCCGCGCTCGAGTACGCACGTCTGGCCACCGCCGAGTTCGGCCCGGTCGGATCGACCAAGGAGGCTTGCTGA
- a CDS encoding response regulator transcription factor: MPVAPPRVVLVDDHQMFRSGVRSEIGDRVTVVAEADDIADAVAVIEQWSPDVVLLDVHLPSGTGREVIEAIDAAGVDTRFLALSVSDAAEDVIDVVRAGARGYVTKTISADDLVDAIIRVSEGDAVFSPRLAGFVLDAFAGGAPAAELEDPADDLDVLTKREKEVLRHLARGYAYKEIAQQLTISVKTVETHASAVLRKLQLSNRNELSRWAAARRIW; this comes from the coding sequence ATGCCGGTCGCCCCTCCACGAGTCGTGCTCGTCGACGATCATCAGATGTTCCGCAGCGGTGTGCGGTCCGAGATCGGCGACCGCGTCACCGTGGTGGCCGAGGCCGACGACATCGCCGACGCAGTCGCCGTCATCGAGCAGTGGTCGCCCGATGTCGTGCTGCTGGACGTGCACCTGCCTTCGGGGACGGGTCGTGAAGTCATCGAGGCGATCGACGCGGCGGGTGTCGACACGCGGTTCCTGGCGCTCTCGGTGTCCGACGCGGCCGAGGACGTGATCGACGTCGTGCGGGCGGGCGCCCGGGGCTATGTCACCAAGACCATCTCGGCCGATGACCTCGTCGACGCCATCATCCGGGTGAGCGAGGGCGATGCGGTGTTCTCGCCCCGGCTCGCCGGCTTCGTGCTGGATGCCTTCGCCGGTGGCGCTCCGGCCGCGGAACTCGAGGATCCGGCCGATGATCTCGACGTGCTGACGAAGCGGGAGAAGGAGGTGCTGCGGCACCTGGCCCGGGGCTACGCCTACAAGGAGATCGCCCAACAGCTCACGATCTCGGTGAAGACGGTCGAGACCCACGCGTCGGCGGTTCTACGCAAGCTCCAGCTCTCGAACCGCAACGAACTCAGCCGCTGGGCGGCAGCCCGCCGCATCTGGTGA
- a CDS encoding Lrp/AsnC family transcriptional regulator, whose product MEPLDEIDRRIVATLRADGRITVNDLADRIGLSGSPTLRRLRRLESAGVIRGYRADIEPEAIDRGFSVWVTARLAVGDPEAQHGFEAGLRALDAVTEAHHVTGDVDYLIRVDVADLDAYDHVIRNELATLPGQAHITSYVVTSTAITPR is encoded by the coding sequence ATGGAACCGCTCGATGAGATCGATCGACGAATCGTTGCCACCCTGCGGGCCGACGGGCGGATCACGGTCAACGATCTCGCCGATCGCATCGGGCTGTCCGGTTCCCCGACACTGCGCCGCCTGCGCCGCCTCGAGTCCGCGGGCGTGATCCGCGGCTATCGCGCCGACATCGAACCAGAGGCCATCGACCGCGGGTTCAGCGTGTGGGTGACCGCCCGGTTGGCGGTGGGCGATCCCGAGGCCCAACACGGGTTCGAGGCGGGGCTACGGGCGCTCGATGCCGTCACCGAGGCCCACCACGTCACCGGTGATGTCGACTACCTCATCCGTGTCGACGTCGCCGACCTCGACGCCTACGACCACGTCATCCGCAACGAACTGGCCACGCTGCCCGGGCAGGCCCACATCACCAGCTACGTGGTGACCAGCACCGCGATCACGCCCCGCTGA
- a CDS encoding PspC domain-containing protein, protein MTEAIATPSRNLPRRSTDDRVVAGVCAGLARTVGVAPPVVRIAAIVLGVTGTGGLLYLIGWALLPAGDTADPDQQASPEVRRGVGLALVVVGVVLTQHALGLGFPPAVVWPVVVVGIGVGVVVWQVKPQLEATRSEAVRIGAGIVVVGSGIAALIAGNLSFEVIRSSLLATTLVLGGVALIVGPWIAVLMRERTDERRRRLHADARADMAAHLHDSVLQTLALIQRTDDPSAIAQLARQQERELRRWLYADSDDPEATTLKNAVDRVAGVVESRFDVSVETVVVGDVALDTTLEALMGAMGEAATNAAKWSGCGQVSVYAEVEDDGVRVFVRDTGDGFDPATVADDRLGVRESIVGRIERVGGSAEIRSVLGAGTEVELFVPLVKAARRDTV, encoded by the coding sequence GTGACCGAGGCCATCGCCACACCGAGCCGAAATCTCCCTCGACGCTCCACCGACGATCGCGTGGTGGCGGGTGTCTGTGCGGGCCTGGCCCGGACCGTGGGCGTCGCCCCTCCGGTCGTGCGCATCGCGGCGATCGTGCTCGGCGTCACGGGGACCGGGGGGCTTCTCTATCTGATCGGCTGGGCGCTGCTCCCGGCCGGTGATACGGCGGACCCCGACCAACAGGCGTCACCCGAGGTTCGTCGCGGGGTCGGGCTCGCCCTCGTCGTGGTCGGCGTGGTGCTCACCCAGCATGCGCTGGGTCTGGGCTTCCCGCCGGCGGTCGTCTGGCCGGTGGTCGTGGTCGGGATCGGTGTGGGGGTCGTCGTCTGGCAGGTGAAGCCGCAGCTCGAGGCCACTCGTTCGGAGGCGGTCCGCATCGGTGCGGGCATCGTGGTCGTCGGCTCGGGTATCGCCGCGCTCATCGCCGGCAATCTCTCGTTCGAGGTCATCCGCAGCAGCCTTCTGGCCACCACACTCGTGCTCGGAGGTGTGGCGTTGATCGTCGGTCCGTGGATCGCCGTGCTGATGCGCGAGCGCACCGACGAACGGCGCCGCCGACTCCACGCCGACGCCCGAGCCGACATGGCCGCGCACCTGCACGACTCGGTGCTCCAGACCCTGGCGCTGATCCAGCGCACCGACGACCCGTCGGCGATCGCCCAGCTCGCCCGCCAACAGGAACGTGAACTGCGGCGGTGGCTCTACGCCGACTCCGACGACCCGGAGGCGACCACCTTGAAGAACGCCGTCGACCGTGTCGCCGGCGTGGTCGAGAGTCGATTCGATGTGTCGGTCGAGACCGTGGTGGTGGGCGATGTCGCCCTCGACACCACGCTCGAAGCGCTGATGGGTGCCATGGGAGAGGCGGCCACCAACGCCGCCAAGTGGTCCGGTTGCGGTCAGGTCTCCGTCTACGCCGAGGTGGAGGACGACGGAGTACGGGTCTTCGTACGCGACACAGGCGACGGCTTCGATCCCGCCACCGTGGCCGATGATCGTCTCGGGGTGCGCGAGTCGATCGTCGGGCGGATCGAGCGCGTCGGGGGCAGTGCCGAGATCCGATCGGTCCTCGGTGCCGGCACCGAGGTGGAGTTGTTCGTCCCGCTGGTCAAGGCGGCCCGCAGGGATACGGTCTGA
- a CDS encoding PspC domain-containing protein, with protein sequence MNDETTSYDTTDEPSPPLPGGPTGPPRLRRSDYDRMISGVSGGIGEHFGIDPIIVRLGFVALTLLGGSGIGLYLLAWLVMPDAHEDESAAVSALRTRRRPRGRSLFALGLLLLGVIVFSGSFFWFPGGDELFLPLLVLAAGIALLVWPSDGTGWRGRQPGHGGVDGDRDGDRDSEVRPDWQHGYRQGFHRDEPAADVSEPQPPRPRHRRRRRPTPFLGPVGLALVLLFTGLTVFADRVDWWHTDPGAFLAICLMILGAVLVVSAFVGRARGLVWLGLLLLPIAWAITAVDLTWWEGIGEELVVVDDLGSLDDEYRWGVGEFHVNLADLDLDGETRELAIGLTIGELKIWVPETFETDIDLDGNLGSVIIDDQGARRNDDGHEVAIDRTTGDPSGGTLLLDVDLGIGEAEVIICGSETVPCP encoded by the coding sequence ATGAACGACGAGACCACCAGCTACGACACGACGGACGAGCCGTCGCCGCCGCTCCCCGGCGGCCCCACCGGTCCCCCGCGGCTCCGCCGGAGCGACTACGACCGGATGATCAGCGGCGTGAGCGGCGGCATCGGCGAGCACTTCGGCATCGACCCGATCATCGTCCGCCTCGGCTTCGTCGCGCTGACCCTGCTCGGCGGCAGCGGCATCGGGCTCTATCTCCTCGCCTGGCTCGTCATGCCCGACGCCCACGAGGACGAGAGCGCAGCGGTCAGTGCGCTGCGGACTCGTCGTCGGCCGCGGGGTCGCTCCCTGTTCGCGCTGGGCCTGCTCCTTCTCGGTGTGATCGTGTTCTCGGGTTCGTTCTTCTGGTTCCCGGGCGGTGACGAGCTCTTCCTCCCTCTCCTCGTCCTCGCCGCCGGCATCGCATTGCTCGTGTGGCCCAGTGATGGCACCGGATGGCGGGGTCGCCAACCCGGCCATGGCGGTGTGGACGGCGACCGCGACGGCGACCGCGACAGCGAGGTTCGCCCCGACTGGCAACACGGCTATCGGCAGGGCTTCCACCGCGACGAACCGGCGGCGGATGTGTCGGAACCACAGCCGCCGCGTCCCCGTCACCGTCGTCGGCGACGCCCCACTCCCTTTCTGGGACCTGTCGGCCTCGCCCTCGTGCTGCTCTTCACCGGTCTCACCGTCTTCGCCGATCGTGTCGACTGGTGGCACACCGACCCGGGGGCGTTCCTCGCCATCTGCCTGATGATCCTCGGCGCCGTGCTGGTCGTGTCGGCCTTCGTCGGACGGGCCCGGGGCCTCGTGTGGTTGGGCCTGCTGTTGCTGCCGATCGCCTGGGCGATCACGGCGGTGGACCTGACCTGGTGGGAGGGCATCGGCGAGGAACTCGTGGTCGTCGATGATCTCGGCTCGCTCGACGACGAGTACCGATGGGGCGTCGGCGAGTTCCACGTGAACCTGGCCGACCTCGACCTCGACGGAGAGACCCGAGAACTGGCGATCGGCCTCACGATCGGCGAGCTGAAGATCTGGGTGCCGGAAACCTTCGAGACCGACATCGACCTCGACGGCAACCTCGGTTCCGTGATCATCGATGATCAGGGCGCCCGACGCAACGACGATGGCCACGAGGTCGCGATCGACCGCACCACGGGTGACCCGAGCGGCGGCACGCTGTTGCTCGATGTCGACCTCGGTATCGGCGAGGCCGAAGTGATCATCTGCGGAAGCGAGACCGTGCCGTGCCCGTGA
- a CDS encoding acyl-CoA dehydrogenase family protein encodes MDFSFPPEVEAFRAEVREFLAEHLTEEMIEATHDGTVHAPALHAAMAERGWLSGPVPEALGGGGRSALESVVLNEELQLARAPIDAMAVSIVVASILLEHGSDHLKETVVPRLLDGTALGCFGYTEPESGSDVAAAQTKAVLDGDQWVINGAKMWTTLAHISDYVILLTRTDPEVPKHKGLTFFLVPLDTPGIEIQPVPTMAVERSNATFYDDVRLDDEWRVGEVNGGWAVMKTALKYERGIAGGQFPSPPVIDAAVDWSETHVRSDGSRPIDDATTREKLIRALIDVEVCRGFAYHTAALAEEGVMFGVEGSMTKLFASESYKRHCREFHDLMGVEGLLTHHNADAHLSGRIEENLRHSPVTTIYGGTSEISRNLIAEGHLGLPRAR; translated from the coding sequence ATGGACTTCTCCTTCCCGCCCGAGGTCGAGGCGTTTCGCGCCGAGGTCCGCGAGTTCCTGGCCGAACACCTCACCGAGGAGATGATCGAGGCCACCCACGACGGCACGGTGCATGCACCGGCCCTCCACGCGGCGATGGCGGAGCGGGGCTGGTTGTCCGGCCCCGTCCCCGAGGCGCTCGGGGGCGGGGGCCGCTCCGCGCTCGAGTCGGTGGTGCTCAACGAGGAGCTCCAGCTCGCCCGGGCCCCGATCGACGCGATGGCCGTTTCGATCGTGGTCGCGTCGATCCTGCTCGAACACGGCAGCGACCATCTGAAGGAGACGGTCGTACCCCGTCTCCTCGACGGCACCGCCCTCGGCTGCTTCGGCTACACCGAACCCGAGAGCGGATCCGATGTCGCGGCTGCCCAGACCAAGGCCGTGCTCGACGGAGACCAGTGGGTCATCAACGGCGCCAAGATGTGGACCACCCTGGCCCACATCTCCGATTACGTGATCCTGCTCACACGCACCGACCCCGAGGTGCCCAAGCACAAGGGCCTCACCTTCTTCCTCGTGCCGCTCGACACGCCGGGCATCGAGATCCAGCCGGTGCCGACGATGGCCGTCGAGCGCTCGAACGCGACCTTCTACGACGACGTGCGACTCGACGACGAATGGCGCGTCGGCGAGGTGAACGGCGGATGGGCCGTCATGAAGACCGCGCTGAAGTACGAGCGCGGCATCGCCGGCGGCCAGTTCCCGTCGCCGCCGGTGATCGATGCGGCCGTCGACTGGTCAGAGACCCACGTTCGTTCCGATGGCTCTCGTCCGATCGACGACGCGACGACCCGCGAGAAGCTGATACGGGCGCTCATCGACGTCGAGGTGTGCCGAGGCTTCGCCTACCACACCGCCGCGTTGGCCGAGGAGGGTGTGATGTTCGGCGTCGAGGGCTCGATGACGAAGCTCTTTGCGTCCGAGAGCTACAAGCGCCACTGCCGTGAGTTCCACGACCTCATGGGGGTCGAGGGTCTCCTCACCCATCACAACGCCGATGCCCACCTTTCGGGACGAATCGAGGAGAACCTGCGACATTCGCCGGTGACCACGATCTACGGCGGCACCAGCGAGATCAGCCGCAATCTGATCGCCGAAGGCCACCTCGGTCTTCCCCGCGCTCGCTGA
- a CDS encoding serine hydrolase: MSLLDPPVTLHPLPPQADDVPWPTTDWPTGPIPDSVDRDALDALLDRAFGPDPDPGFGESHATIVVKSGRIVVERYGLDIDETTPLLSWSMAKSVTHALVGILVEAGRLAPDERAAVPEWSDPDDPRHGITLRHLLRMTDGLEFNEAYALPASGEGAPWSHCIDMLFGEGMDDPAGYAAARPLAHPPGTVFNYSSGTSNIVARIVGDLIGRGDEARTWMHEHLFAPIGMTSADPRFAESGDFVGSSYLYATARDWARFGLLHLRGGHWDDRQLVPAEWVDSGRATRARDVDGGEYGEHWWTSSDGRGRFYASGFEWQRVACVPSSDLVVVRLGKTAEEDYPTPVAWFDELLALFD; the protein is encoded by the coding sequence ATGTCGCTTCTCGATCCGCCGGTGACCCTGCACCCGCTGCCGCCCCAGGCTGACGACGTTCCCTGGCCGACCACCGACTGGCCCACCGGCCCGATCCCCGACAGCGTGGACCGCGACGCCCTCGACGCACTCCTCGATCGAGCCTTCGGGCCCGATCCCGACCCCGGTTTCGGCGAGTCCCACGCCACCATCGTCGTGAAGTCCGGACGGATCGTGGTCGAGCGCTACGGACTCGACATCGACGAAACCACACCGCTGCTGTCGTGGTCCATGGCGAAATCCGTCACCCACGCCCTGGTCGGCATCCTCGTCGAGGCGGGCCGTCTCGCCCCCGATGAGCGTGCCGCAGTGCCCGAGTGGTCCGACCCCGACGATCCTCGCCATGGGATCACTCTTCGCCATCTCCTGCGCATGACCGACGGTCTGGAGTTCAACGAGGCCTATGCGTTGCCGGCGAGCGGCGAGGGTGCGCCCTGGTCGCACTGCATCGACATGCTCTTCGGCGAAGGCATGGACGACCCGGCCGGCTACGCGGCGGCCCGTCCGCTCGCCCACCCGCCGGGCACGGTCTTCAACTACTCGAGTGGCACGTCGAACATCGTCGCCCGCATCGTCGGCGATCTGATCGGACGGGGGGACGAGGCGCGGACATGGATGCACGAGCACCTGTTCGCACCGATCGGGATGACGTCCGCCGACCCGCGCTTCGCCGAGTCGGGCGACTTCGTCGGATCGAGCTACCTCTACGCCACCGCCCGGGACTGGGCCCGTTTCGGACTGCTCCACCTGCGCGGCGGCCACTGGGACGACCGCCAACTCGTCCCCGCGGAGTGGGTCGACTCCGGCCGCGCCACACGAGCCCGAGACGTCGACGGTGGCGAGTACGGCGAGCACTGGTGGACCTCGTCCGACGGCCGCGGCCGTTTCTATGCCAGTGGGTTCGAGTGGCAGCGGGTGGCGTGCGTGCCCTCGAGCGACCTCGTGGTCGTCCGGCTCGGCAAGACCGCCGAGGAGGACTACCCCACACCGGTGGCCTGGTTCGACGAGTTGCTCGCTCTCTTCGACTGA
- the cysS gene encoding cysteine--tRNA ligase, whose translation MRLFDTARAEIVPFEPGEVVSIYVCGITPYDSTHLGHANTYITYDLLIRRLEDLGHTVRLVRNITDVDDSILPKARELGIDFLELAAAETARFHGDMVALDTRPVEAEPHATKWVGEMVELISRLDAGGHVYVDDGTVFFDVATFDSFGAVSGYDETTMIDLARERGGKPDDPRQRNPLDFVLWQPSLDDEPSWDSPWGPGRPGWHIECSAMSMGILGDTIDLHGGGSDLIFPHHECERAQSEAATGVPFVRHWMHCGLVAYEGTKMSKSLGNLVFISELSKTADPRAIRLALMGHHYRDDWEWFDSDIDDAAAILDRLLTARDHTSGPDPAPYAARVRDALDDDLDGPTARAALVELGDAIIAGGDDTTAPTVLAELGALVGVRLDHPSTPFT comes from the coding sequence GTGCGTCTCTTCGACACGGCTCGCGCCGAGATCGTTCCGTTCGAACCGGGCGAGGTGGTCTCGATCTACGTCTGTGGCATCACGCCCTATGACTCGACCCACCTCGGCCACGCCAACACCTACATCACCTACGACCTGTTGATCCGGCGGCTCGAAGATCTGGGCCACACGGTTCGTCTCGTGCGCAACATCACCGATGTCGACGACTCGATCCTCCCGAAGGCCCGCGAGCTCGGCATCGACTTCCTCGAGCTCGCTGCGGCCGAGACCGCTCGCTTCCACGGCGACATGGTGGCCCTCGACACCCGTCCGGTCGAGGCGGAACCCCACGCCACGAAGTGGGTGGGCGAGATGGTCGAGCTCATCTCACGGCTCGACGCCGGCGGTCATGTCTACGTCGACGACGGCACCGTCTTCTTCGACGTTGCGACGTTCGACTCGTTCGGCGCGGTGTCGGGCTACGACGAGACGACGATGATCGATCTCGCCCGCGAGAGAGGCGGAAAGCCCGACGACCCGCGTCAGCGCAATCCGCTCGACTTCGTCCTCTGGCAACCGTCGCTCGACGACGAACCGAGCTGGGATTCACCGTGGGGACCGGGTCGCCCCGGCTGGCACATCGAGTGCAGCGCGATGTCGATGGGCATTCTCGGCGACACGATCGACCTCCACGGTGGCGGCAGCGACCTGATCTTCCCCCATCACGAGTGCGAACGAGCGCAGAGCGAGGCGGCGACCGGCGTGCCGTTCGTCCGACACTGGATGCACTGCGGCCTGGTCGCCTACGAGGGCACGAAGATGTCGAAGTCGCTCGGGAACCTCGTGTTCATCAGCGAGCTCTCGAAGACGGCCGATCCCAGAGCCATCCGGCTGGCGCTGATGGGACATCACTATCGCGACGACTGGGAGTGGTTCGACTCCGACATCGACGACGCCGCGGCGATTCTCGACCGGCTCCTCACCGCGAGGGATCACACGAGCGGACCCGATCCCGCGCCCTACGCCGCGCGGGTGCGAGACGCACTCGACGACGACCTCGATGGCCCGACGGCTCGTGCCGCGCTCGTCGAGTTGGGCGACGCGATAATCGCCGGGGGCGACGACACGACCGCACCTACGGTGTTGGCAGAGCTCGGCGCCCTGGTGGGCGTCCGCCTCGACCACCCGTCCACTCCCTTCACCTGA
- the cysS gene encoding cysteine--tRNA ligase → MRLYDTLSGEIRPLELRDEGKVSLYACGPTVYDHPHLGHARQAFTYDIVRRYLEWTGLIVHHVANVTDIDDNIINRANREGATESEIATTWKAVYDAAIFDSLGILRPHDRPHATEYVDQMVDFVQALVDNGSAYANETGVYLRVHAVKDYGALVHRSVDELREGAGARVEVDDAKEDPLDFALWKTAKPDEPSWPSPWGDGRPGWHIECVAMSLDVLGDGFDLHGGGTDLVFPHHTNERAEAIAAGREFARHWMHNAMLNIGGEKMSKSLNNFTTIQDLLDEHPLNARALRLLLLQTHYRKTMEINAEVMAQARGAVERLDAMARKADAADLDLHGAALDSAAVEAFRSAMDDDMGTPEAVATIFETVRRANAALDHDDPAAASLVATVIDLAGALGLTIGASSAGVDDAEIDALVEARTAAREAKDFAEADRVRDELTARGIVVEDTANGPVWHRG, encoded by the coding sequence ATGCGCCTCTACGACACCCTCAGCGGAGAGATCCGCCCGCTCGAACTCCGCGACGAGGGCAAAGTGTCGCTCTATGCCTGCGGGCCCACGGTCTACGACCATCCCCATCTCGGCCACGCTCGGCAGGCGTTCACGTACGACATCGTGCGTCGCTACCTCGAGTGGACAGGTCTCATCGTCCATCACGTCGCCAACGTCACCGACATCGACGACAACATCATCAACCGGGCCAACCGCGAGGGCGCCACCGAATCGGAGATCGCGACCACGTGGAAGGCCGTCTACGACGCGGCGATCTTCGACTCGCTCGGCATTCTCCGTCCCCACGACCGGCCCCACGCCACCGAGTACGTCGATCAGATGGTCGACTTCGTCCAGGCCCTCGTCGACAACGGCAGCGCCTACGCGAACGAAACCGGCGTCTACCTCAGGGTGCACGCCGTGAAGGACTACGGCGCGCTCGTGCACCGCAGCGTCGACGAGCTGCGTGAGGGTGCCGGTGCGCGCGTCGAGGTCGACGACGCCAAGGAGGACCCGCTCGACTTCGCGCTCTGGAAGACGGCGAAGCCGGACGAGCCGAGCTGGCCGTCACCGTGGGGCGATGGACGCCCCGGCTGGCACATCGAGTGCGTCGCCATGAGCCTCGATGTGCTCGGCGACGGGTTCGACCTCCACGGTGGGGGCACCGATCTCGTGTTCCCGCACCACACCAACGAGCGGGCCGAGGCAATCGCCGCCGGCCGCGAGTTCGCCCGCCACTGGATGCACAACGCGATGCTCAACATCGGCGGCGAGAAGATGTCGAAGTCGCTCAACAACTTCACGACCATCCAGGATCTGCTCGACGAGCATCCGCTCAATGCCCGTGCCCTCCGTCTGCTGCTGTTGCAGACGCACTATCGCAAGACCATGGAGATCAACGCCGAGGTGATGGCCCAGGCGCGCGGCGCCGTCGAGCGCCTCGACGCCATGGCCCGCAAGGCCGACGCCGCCGACCTCGACCTGCACGGCGCAGCGCTCGATTCCGCGGCGGTCGAGGCCTTCCGCTCCGCGATGGACGACGACATGGGCACACCCGAGGCGGTCGCCACCATCTTCGAGACCGTGCGCCGGGCCAATGCCGCGCTCGATCACGACGATCCTGCGGCGGCCTCGCTCGTCGCCACGGTGATCGATCTGGCCGGTGCACTCGGTCTGACGATCGGGGCGTCCAGCGCCGGCGTCGACGACGCCGAGATCGACGCCCTCGTCGAGGCTCGCACCGCCGCCCGCGAGGCCAAGGACTTCGCCGAGGCCGACCGCGTACGCGATGAACTCACCGCCCGCGGCATCGTGGTGGAGGACACCGCCAACGGTCCGGTCTGGCATCGCGGCTGA